In Phycodurus eques isolate BA_2022a chromosome 10, UOR_Pequ_1.1, whole genome shotgun sequence, a genomic segment contains:
- the mkrn2os.1 gene encoding MKRN2 opposite strand, tandem duplicate 1, protein MELGDLLRFSHCGRTSLTAADAAPAGRRCPECGRAPSFSVAEAPVRLRSPIVDGHRTSCCFLVTSRDGADGLSEEKDCELHVGISNSEGVVLSYTESGVQRQQRGWQQSIVVPLVAPGDRIPHWDEQLDRFAATDAWTPHRFEDQREFGSCCYGFALGFINQMLMSQGKQPISRVRFTSDLVLPRVRAASEYLALFRHVRRHGYWTA, encoded by the exons ATGGAGCTCGGAGACCTGCTGCGCTTCTCCCACTGCGGGCGGACCTCGTTGACGGCGGCCGACGCGGCTCCGGCGGGGCGGCGGTGCCCCGAGTGCGGCCGGGCGCCGAGCTTCTCTGTGGCGGAGGCTCCGGTGCGCCTCCGCTCGCCCATCGTGGACGGGCACCGCACCAGCTGCTGCTTCCTGGTCACGTCGCGGGACGGCGCCGACGGCCTCAG TGAAGAAAAAGATTGTGAGCTTCATGTTGGCATCTCCAATTCTGAAG GCGTGGTGTTGAGTTATACGGAGTCGGGCGTTCAGCGCCAGCAGCGCGGCTGGCAACAGAGCATCGTCGTCCCGCTGGTCGCCCCCGGCGACCGCATCCCACACTGGGACGAGCAGCTGGACCGCTTCGCCGCTACGGACGCGTGGACGCCACACAG gTTCGAGGACCAGAGGGAGTTTGGCTCCTGTTGCTACGGTTTCGCTCTGGGTTTCATCAACCAGATGCTGATGTCACAGGGCAAGCAGCCAATCAGCAGGGTGCGTTTCACCTCCGACCTGGTGCTCCCCAGGGTGCGGGCCGCCTCCGAGTATTTGGCGCTCTTCCGGCACGTCCGTCGCCACGGATACTGGACCGCTTGA
- the mkrn2 gene encoding E3 ubiquitin-protein ligase makorin-2, translated as MSTKQVTCRYFLHGVCREGSRCMFSHDPSSSKPSTICKFYQRGVCAYGERCRYDHIKPAYRGGGGASDNKAGPGGGASVRPDARKPVRDAQVGHLDSAFGGPAVSAGVSEAPPASSHSYVDAIRTGLEASVPEQAPPQMGGAYQDFSQLCPYAAAGRCFYRDDCPYLHGDRCEVCRLHALHPHDAEQRRAHEKICMLAFERDMEKAFAAQLSQDKVCSICMEVVVQKAIPSERRFGILSSCCHVFCLVCIRQWRCTRNFSNKIIKSCPECRVVSEFVIPSVYWVEEQEDKDNLIELFKSGVSKKACKYFDQGRGSCPFGGKCLYLHAFPDGSRAEAEKPRKQLSSEGNVRFMNNVRLWDFIEEREQHPGGRALPSLDDDMTELRELFMQMSAPGHDGPEMGQEQQQQQ; from the exons ATGAGCACCAAACAGGTCACCTGCCG GTACTTCCTGCACGGCGTGTGCCGGGAGGGCAGCCGCTGCATGTTCTCTCACGACCCGTCCAGCAGCAAGCCTTCCACCATCTGCAAGTTCTACCAGAGAGGAGTCTGCGCCTACGGAGAACGTTGCAG ATACGACCACATCAAACCGGCCTACagaggagggggcggggcttCAGATAACAAGGCGGGCCCTGGAGGCGGAGCTTCAGTCAGACCTGATGCCAGGAAGCCAGTGAGAGACGCTCAAG TGGGCCATCTCGACAGCGCCTTCGGGGGTCCGGCGGTCAGCGCCGGGGTTTCCGAGGCACCGCCCGCTTCTTCTCACTCGTACGTGGACGCCATCAGGACGGGCCTGGAAGCGTCGGTGCCGGAACAAG CCCCTCCCCAGATGGGCGGAGCCTACCAGGACTTTTCCCAGCTGTGTCCGTACGCCGCCGCCGGCCGCTGCTTCTACCGGGACGACTGCCCGTATCTCCACGGCGACCGGTGCGAAGTGTGCCGGCTGCACGCGCTGCACCCGCATGACGCCGAGCAGAGGCGGGCCCACGAAAAG ATTTGCATGCTGGCCTTCGAGAGGGACATGGAGAAAGCCTTTGCGGCGCAGCTCAGTCAAGACAAG GTGTGTTCCATCTGCATGGAGGTGGTGGTTCAGAAGGCCATCCCGTCGGAGCGGCGCTTTGGCATTTTGTCGTCGTGCTGCCACGTCTTCTGCTTGGTGTGCATCCGACAGTGGCGATGCACGCGCAACTTCAGCAACAAGATCATCAA GTCGTGTCCCGAGTGTCGCGTGGTCTCCGAGTTCGTCATCCCCTCGGTGTACTGggtggaggagcaggaggacaAGGACAACCTGATCGAGCTCTTCAAGTCCGGAGTCAG CAAGAAGGCGTGCAAGTACTTTGACCAGGGCCGCGGCTCGTGTCCCTTCGGAGGAAAGTGTTTGTACCTCCACGCCTTCCCGGACGGAAGCCGAGCGGAGGCGGAGAAGCCGCGCAAGCAGCTGAGCTCGGAGGGGAACGTCCGG TTCATGAACAACGTGCGTTTGTGGGACTTCATCGAAGAGCGCGAGCAGCACCCCGGCGGCCGCGCGTTGCCGTCGCTGGATGATGACATGACGGAGCTGAGAGAGCTCTTCATGCAGATGTCGGCGCCCGGACACGACGGGCCCGAGATGGGCCAGgaacagcaacagcagcagtag